A single window of Qipengyuania sediminis DNA harbors:
- a CDS encoding J domain-containing protein, with protein sequence MARPGRSADWGFPRWRGYEGAREAAAVRLCDRHGCQEKGDCPAPKAPNSPDRWYFCQRHAAEYNSRWDYFEGLDKAERAARAKAEQAECASYAEAQHYGWAGSGDGSRSADEMRALELLGLEPDADIAAVKKAFRERAKLVHPDVRPDDAEAAKAFQALSLAYEVLKAAEERRVWRG encoded by the coding sequence ATGGCTAGGCCGGGTCGCTCCGCCGACTGGGGCTTTCCCCGCTGGCGCGGCTATGAGGGCGCGCGCGAGGCGGCAGCGGTGCGTCTGTGCGATCGCCACGGCTGCCAGGAAAAGGGCGACTGCCCCGCACCCAAGGCCCCCAACAGCCCTGATCGCTGGTATTTCTGCCAGCGCCACGCCGCCGAATACAACAGCCGCTGGGACTATTTCGAAGGGCTCGACAAGGCCGAGCGCGCAGCGCGGGCGAAGGCCGAGCAGGCCGAGTGCGCGAGCTATGCCGAAGCGCAGCATTACGGCTGGGCGGGGAGCGGCGATGGCAGCCGCAGCGCCGACGAGATGCGTGCGCTCGAACTGCTCGGTCTCGAACCCGATGCCGATATCGCCGCGGTCAAGAAAGCCTTCCGCGAACGCGCCAAGCTGGTCCACCCCGATGTCCGCCCCGACGATGCCGAGGCGGCGAAGGCGTTCCAGGCGCTCAGCCTCGCTTACGAAGTCCTCAAAGCGGCGGAAGAGCGGCGGGTCTGGAGGGGGTAG
- the pal gene encoding peptidoglycan-associated lipoprotein Pal, with amino-acid sequence MTKAPLLAGFAAATLALAGCAKKAPEQLPPAPTETGTSDTGAGGQPAAAGPGTQEHFTTAVGADNATVYFDTDKFDIDAEDAAKLQAQARYFTQYTDVTFTVEGHADERGTREYNLALGERRANAAKNYLVGLGIPEARIRTVSYGKERPVALDSSEAAWAQNRRAASVVIG; translated from the coding sequence ATGACCAAAGCCCCTCTCCTCGCCGGTTTTGCCGCCGCCACTCTGGCGCTCGCCGGCTGCGCCAAAAAGGCGCCCGAGCAGCTCCCCCCTGCGCCGACAGAGACCGGCACGAGCGACACCGGGGCGGGTGGCCAGCCCGCTGCAGCCGGCCCGGGAACGCAGGAGCACTTCACCACGGCCGTTGGCGCGGACAACGCCACCGTCTATTTCGATACCGACAAGTTCGACATCGATGCGGAGGATGCGGCGAAACTGCAGGCGCAGGCGCGCTATTTCACGCAATACACCGATGTCACCTTCACCGTGGAAGGCCACGCCGACGAACGGGGTACGCGCGAATACAACCTCGCGCTCGGCGAGCGGCGCGCCAATGCGGCGAAGAATTATCTCGTCGGCCTCGGCATCCCGGAAGCGCGCATCCGCACGGTCAGCTATGGCAAGGAGCGGCCCGTCGCGCTCGATTCGAGCGAAGCCGCCTGGGCGCAGAACCGCCGCGCTGCGAGCGTGGTGATCGGCTAA
- the tolB gene encoding Tol-Pal system beta propeller repeat protein TolB: MKTFLAALFAFAAAPLAAQNQDLGERLPQDGAVVETEEEGLSGSVSFEGSLEDLGIAIPGFATDRDAPTPASTSGTSALGLEMGRIVYNNLKNNGFFKPTGPDTLPRPAYAQITAPDYAQWGSRGADMLVQGYVRAQGDGRLAVGCYLYDTKLSTQLARAGWIVAPREWRRAAHKCADMVYSRLSGESPFFDSRVAYIAETGPKDARIKRLAIMDSDGANHRFITSGRATALTPRFSPDYKKLSYLSYVDGNPRIYVYDIGTGRQTLVTQSRNPTFAPRWSPDGRYLLYSMAVAGNTDIYRVPATGGESVRLTSGPGIDIGGSYSPDGRRIVFESDRSGSQQCYTMNADGSGQTRISFGGGRCATPEWSPRGDQIAFTRIAGDFNVAVMSPDGGNVRVLTKGWQDEAPTWAPNGRIIQFFRSGRGRSGTASLYQVDLTGRNERRLPTQAGASDPAWGPILP; encoded by the coding sequence ATGAAGACGTTCCTCGCCGCCCTGTTCGCTTTCGCCGCCGCGCCGCTTGCCGCACAGAACCAGGACCTGGGCGAACGGCTGCCGCAGGATGGCGCGGTGGTGGAGACCGAGGAGGAGGGGCTTTCGGGCTCGGTCAGCTTCGAAGGCAGTCTCGAAGACCTTGGCATCGCCATTCCGGGGTTCGCTACCGACCGCGACGCCCCTACGCCCGCAAGCACCAGCGGCACTTCCGCTCTGGGGCTCGAAATGGGGCGGATCGTTTACAACAATCTCAAGAACAACGGCTTCTTCAAGCCCACCGGCCCCGATACGCTGCCCCGCCCCGCCTATGCCCAGATCACCGCGCCCGATTACGCGCAATGGGGCAGCCGCGGCGCCGACATGCTGGTCCAGGGCTATGTGCGGGCGCAGGGCGACGGGCGGCTCGCGGTCGGTTGCTATCTTTACGATACCAAGCTCTCCACCCAGCTTGCGAGGGCCGGATGGATCGTCGCCCCCCGCGAATGGCGGCGCGCGGCGCACAAATGCGCGGACATGGTCTATTCGAGGCTCTCGGGCGAGAGCCCCTTCTTCGACAGCCGTGTCGCCTATATCGCGGAGACGGGGCCGAAGGACGCACGCATCAAGCGGCTGGCGATCATGGATTCGGACGGGGCCAATCACCGCTTCATCACCAGCGGGCGGGCGACCGCGCTCACTCCGCGCTTCTCGCCCGATTACAAGAAGCTCAGCTACCTCTCCTATGTCGACGGCAACCCCCGCATCTATGTCTATGACATCGGCACGGGGCGCCAGACGCTGGTGACGCAAAGCCGCAACCCGACTTTCGCCCCGCGCTGGAGCCCGGACGGGCGTTACCTGCTCTATTCGATGGCGGTGGCGGGCAATACCGACATCTACCGCGTCCCCGCGACCGGGGGCGAAAGCGTGCGGCTGACCAGCGGGCCGGGGATCGACATCGGCGGCAGCTACAGCCCCGACGGGCGCCGGATCGTCTTCGAAAGCGACCGCTCGGGCAGCCAGCAGTGCTACACGATGAACGCCGACGGCAGCGGGCAGACGCGCATCAGCTTCGGCGGCGGGCGCTGCGCGACCCCCGAATGGAGCCCGCGCGGCGACCAGATCGCCTTCACGCGGATCGCGGGCGATTTCAATGTCGCGGTGATGAGCCCCGACGGCGGCAATGTCCGGGTGTTGACGAAGGGCTGGCAGGACGAAGCGCCGACCTGGGCGCCGAACGGGCGGATCATCCAGTTCTTCCGCTCCGGCCGTGGGCGCAGCGGCACCGCCTCGCTGTACCAGGTCGATCTTACCGGCCGCAACGAGCGCCGCCTGCCGACCCAGGCCGGTGCCTCCGATCCCGCCTGGGGCCCGATCCTGCCCTGA
- a CDS encoding energy transducer TonB, translating into MIASLPREERIGLGVAAALHALLVAALLAQPDTRADLPAPERMTVSLVGEVGLSATAPEPVAESRAAEAPTIAEVSAPLAEPAPAAQPVTPRLERPAAPSAARAAPSQPRGQPSRAPAKPATRAGGAPRVGENFLAGLGDSTRTTETRAPAAVLGASARASLLQGIVREVKPHWQPPAGADVDRLVSKVRFRLNRDGSLAGRPTLVSQRGETDSNRAQAGRHGEQAIRAVQLAAPFDLPAEHYGAWKTVTLDFDWKLSQ; encoded by the coding sequence ATGATCGCTTCGCTTCCTCGCGAAGAGCGCATCGGGCTCGGGGTCGCGGCCGCGCTGCATGCTCTGCTGGTCGCCGCCCTGCTGGCGCAGCCCGATACGCGCGCCGATCTGCCCGCGCCCGAGCGCATGACGGTGAGCCTGGTGGGGGAGGTCGGCCTCTCCGCTACGGCGCCCGAACCCGTGGCTGAAAGCCGGGCGGCCGAGGCGCCGACGATTGCAGAGGTCTCCGCGCCGCTTGCTGAACCCGCCCCTGCCGCGCAACCGGTGACGCCGCGGCTGGAGCGCCCGGCCGCCCCGTCAGCTGCCCGCGCGGCGCCCTCCCAACCGCGCGGTCAGCCCAGCCGCGCGCCCGCCAAGCCCGCCACCCGCGCGGGTGGTGCGCCGCGCGTCGGCGAGAATTTTCTCGCCGGCCTCGGCGACAGCACCCGCACCACCGAGACGCGTGCGCCGGCCGCTGTGCTGGGTGCTTCGGCCCGGGCATCGCTGTTGCAAGGCATCGTTCGCGAAGTGAAGCCGCATTGGCAGCCGCCGGCGGGTGCGGATGTGGACCGGCTCGTCAGCAAGGTCCGCTTCCGCCTCAACCGAGACGGCAGCCTTGCGGGGCGACCCACGCTCGTCAGCCAGCGCGGCGAGACCGACAGCAATCGAGCCCAGGCCGGGCGGCATGGCGAGCAGGCCATCCGCGCGGTGCAACTGGCCGCCCCGTTCGACTTGCCCGCCGAGCATTATGGCGCTTGGAAGACCGTCACTCTCGATTTCGACTGGAAGCTTTCGCAATGA
- a CDS encoding ExbD/TolR family protein, with product MAMNLASPRRGRRRAPMAEINVTPLVDVMLVLLIIFMVTAPLLTAAVPVDLPDSRANPADSAPEAVTISIDRQGAVFIGDVPVAARALPGTLGALASRGETPEITLRADRALDYGRVMAVMGELNRAGLNRVSLVTSGSADGP from the coding sequence ATGGCCATGAACCTCGCTTCTCCGCGCCGCGGACGCCGCCGTGCGCCGATGGCGGAGATCAATGTGACGCCTCTCGTCGATGTCATGCTGGTGCTGCTGATCATCTTCATGGTCACCGCGCCGCTCCTGACGGCGGCAGTGCCGGTCGACCTTCCCGACAGCCGCGCCAATCCGGCCGACAGCGCGCCCGAGGCCGTGACCATCAGCATCGACCGGCAGGGGGCGGTCTTCATCGGCGATGTCCCGGTCGCGGCGCGTGCTCTGCCCGGGACGCTCGGCGCGCTCGCCAGCAGAGGCGAGACGCCCGAGATCACGCTCCGCGCCGATCGGGCGCTCGATTACGGGCGGGTCATGGCGGTGATGGGCGAGCTCAACCGCGCCGGGCTCAACCGGGTCTCGCTGGTCACCAGTGGTTCAGCGGACGGGCCATAG
- the tolQ gene encoding protein TolQ, translated as MTSLNILAAAAPTRLEPVKLFMDADIVVQLVMAGLLIASLWSWAIIVAFWLRLGRIGRRTESFEREFWEAEDFDAFARARGNGELPPGRVARAGVAEWRQSTKGGVKDREGLRQRLAAVMTSQVAEEADTLAERLNFLATVGAVAPFVGLFGTVWGIMNSFFQIGAQESSSLAVVAPGISEALFATAIGLFAAIPAVIAYNRFGHAVNRYEARLQRFADKLHASFSRQLEAG; from the coding sequence ATGACCTCGCTCAACATCCTCGCCGCAGCCGCGCCGACCCGGCTCGAACCGGTCAAGCTGTTCATGGACGCCGATATCGTCGTCCAGCTGGTGATGGCGGGGCTGCTGATCGCCAGCCTCTGGAGCTGGGCGATCATCGTCGCTTTCTGGCTGCGCCTCGGCCGGATCGGCCGCCGCACCGAGAGCTTCGAACGCGAGTTCTGGGAGGCGGAGGATTTCGACGCCTTCGCCCGCGCCAGGGGGAATGGCGAGCTTCCCCCCGGCCGAGTGGCGCGCGCGGGCGTTGCCGAGTGGCGGCAGTCCACCAAGGGCGGGGTCAAGGACCGCGAAGGGCTGCGCCAGCGGCTCGCGGCGGTGATGACGAGCCAGGTTGCGGAAGAGGCGGATACGCTGGCCGAGCGCTTGAACTTTCTCGCCACGGTGGGCGCGGTCGCGCCCTTCGTCGGGCTGTTCGGGACGGTCTGGGGGATCATGAACAGCTTCTTCCAGATCGGCGCGCAGGAAAGCTCCTCGCTCGCGGTGGTGGCGCCGGGCATTTCGGAAGCGCTGTTCGCGACGGCCATCGGGCTGTTCGCCGCGATCCCCGCGGTGATTGCCTACAACCGCTTCGGCCATGCGGTGAACCGCTACGAAGCGCGCCTGCAACGCTTCGCCGACAAGCTCCACGCCAGCTTCAGCCGCCAGCTGGAGGCGGGGTGA
- a CDS encoding YbgC/FadM family acyl-CoA thioesterase, whose amino-acid sequence MAEPNLPDGVIDGARHLYAVRVYYEDTDLSGIAYHANYLRWFERARSDLLRRLGIDQRAAIEAGEGAYAVSELTMRYLRPARLDDDVMIETRCTEMGAASCRMAQRASRAGEPLAEMGLRVGFLAPDGRPCRQPAQWRAAFARFMESSA is encoded by the coding sequence ATGGCTGAGCCCAACCTTCCGGATGGCGTGATCGATGGTGCGCGGCACCTCTACGCGGTGCGTGTCTATTACGAGGACACCGATCTTTCGGGCATCGCCTATCATGCCAATTACCTGCGCTGGTTCGAGCGCGCGCGGAGTGATCTCCTGCGCCGGCTCGGCATCGACCAGCGCGCGGCGATCGAGGCGGGTGAGGGGGCCTATGCGGTCAGCGAACTGACCATGCGCTACCTCCGCCCCGCCAGGCTCGACGACGACGTCATGATAGAAACCCGCTGCACCGAGATGGGCGCGGCCTCCTGCCGGATGGCGCAGCGCGCCTCGCGCGCAGGCGAACCGCTCGCCGAAATGGGTTTGCGCGTTGGCTTCCTTGCGCCTGACGGCCGCCCGTGCCGCCAGCCCGCGCAATGGCGCGCCGCCTTCGCGCGCTTTATGGAAAGCTCCGCATGA
- a CDS encoding histidine triad nucleotide-binding protein: protein MPIDPTRPYDDQNIFAKILRGEIPSARVYEDEWAIAFEDIHPQAAVHTLVIPRGAYVSWDDFSARASAEEIAGFVRAVGAVARAKGLVETGYRLLANTGRHGGQEVPHLHVHILGGQPLGAMIAR, encoded by the coding sequence ATGCCGATCGATCCCACCCGGCCCTACGATGATCAGAATATCTTCGCCAAAATCCTGCGCGGCGAGATCCCGTCCGCGCGGGTCTATGAAGATGAATGGGCAATCGCCTTTGAGGACATTCATCCGCAGGCTGCGGTGCACACGCTGGTGATCCCGCGCGGGGCCTATGTCAGCTGGGACGATTTCTCGGCGCGGGCCAGCGCCGAGGAAATCGCGGGCTTTGTGCGGGCTGTGGGCGCGGTCGCGCGGGCCAAAGGGCTGGTCGAGACCGGCTATCGCCTGCTCGCCAATACCGGACGGCATGGCGGGCAGGAGGTGCCGCACCTCCATGTCCATATCCTGGGCGGGCAGCCGCTTGGAGCGATGATCGCACGCTGA
- a CDS encoding phosphoribosyl-ATP diphosphatase: MDALARLEKTVTARLNADPGESYVATLAARGAPHIARKLGEEAVETLIAALSGSDNELVGEAADLLFHLTVLLAAKGVPLARVMAELERREGVSGLAEKAARRS; this comes from the coding sequence ATGGATGCGCTTGCTCGTCTGGAGAAGACCGTTACCGCGCGGCTGAATGCCGATCCGGGCGAAAGCTACGTCGCGACGCTTGCCGCCAGGGGCGCGCCCCATATCGCGCGCAAGTTGGGGGAGGAGGCTGTCGAAACACTTATTGCCGCGCTGTCCGGAAGCGACAACGAACTGGTCGGCGAGGCGGCGGATTTGCTGTTCCATCTCACCGTCCTGCTCGCAGCCAAGGGTGTGCCGCTCGCCCGCGTCATGGCCGAGCTGGAACGCCGCGAGGGCGTTTCGGGCCTGGCCGAGAAGGCAGCGAGGAGAAGCTGA
- the hisF gene encoding imidazole glycerol phosphate synthase subunit HisF — MTVRVRVIPCLDVADGRVVKGVNFTGLRDAGDPVEAARAYDAAGADELCFLDISASHEGRGTLLDMVRRTAEVCFMPLTVGGGVRSVQDARALLLAGADKVAVNSAAVSRPELVAEIAEKFGSQCVVASVDARIATSAEVRGWEVFSHGGRRATGIDAVEHAIRLAGLGAGELLVTSMDADGTRDGYDVELTRAIADAVAVPVVASGGVGNLQHLVEGVTRGHASAVLAASIFHFGEATIAEAHAALRAAGLPARA, encoded by the coding sequence ATGACCGTCCGGGTCCGGGTCATACCCTGCCTCGACGTCGCGGATGGCCGCGTGGTGAAAGGCGTCAACTTCACCGGTCTGCGCGACGCGGGCGACCCGGTCGAAGCGGCGCGGGCCTATGATGCGGCGGGCGCGGACGAGCTTTGCTTCCTCGACATTTCCGCAAGCCACGAGGGGCGTGGGACGCTGCTCGACATGGTGCGGCGCACGGCGGAGGTCTGCTTCATGCCGCTGACCGTCGGCGGCGGAGTGCGAAGCGTGCAAGACGCGCGCGCGCTGCTCCTCGCCGGCGCGGACAAGGTGGCAGTCAACAGCGCAGCCGTGTCCCGCCCCGAGCTGGTGGCGGAGATCGCAGAGAAGTTCGGCAGCCAGTGCGTGGTCGCCTCGGTCGATGCGCGCATCGCCACCAGCGCGGAGGTGCGCGGGTGGGAGGTTTTCTCCCACGGCGGGCGGCGCGCGACCGGGATCGACGCGGTCGAGCACGCGATCCGCCTGGCCGGGCTGGGAGCGGGGGAGCTCCTGGTCACCTCGATGGATGCTGACGGCACGCGCGACGGCTACGACGTCGAGCTCACCCGCGCGATCGCCGATGCGGTCGCGGTTCCGGTGGTGGCGAGCGGCGGTGTCGGCAATCTCCAGCACCTGGTGGAAGGCGTCACTCGCGGCCATGCGAGCGCGGTGCTCGCCGCCTCGATCTTCCATTTCGGCGAGGCGACCATCGCCGAGGCCCATGCCGCCTTGCGCGCGGCGGGGCTTCCGGCAAGGGCATGA
- the hisA gene encoding 1-(5-phosphoribosyl)-5-[(5-phosphoribosylamino)methylideneamino]imidazole-4-carboxamide isomerase, with translation MIVFPAIDLKQGKVVRLAEGDMARATVYAADPAAQALAFADQGARHLHVVDLDGAFAGESRNRAAVEAILASFPGHVQLGGGIRTPEAVEGWFDLGVARVVIGTAALTGPGFVRDIARAFPGGIVVAVDAKDGMVATQGWAEVSDVPAHDLARRFEDAGVSALLFTDIGRDGMLTGCNIDATLDLARRTSLPVIASGGVKGLDDIRILSLHAREGIEGVICGRALFEGRLDLAAALAMAAGE, from the coding sequence ATGATCGTCTTCCCCGCCATCGACCTCAAGCAAGGCAAAGTCGTGCGCCTCGCCGAGGGGGATATGGCGCGCGCCACGGTCTATGCCGCGGATCCGGCGGCGCAGGCGCTCGCCTTTGCGGACCAAGGGGCGCGGCATCTACACGTGGTCGATCTCGACGGCGCTTTCGCGGGCGAAAGCCGCAACCGCGCCGCGGTGGAAGCGATCCTGGCAAGCTTCCCGGGCCACGTGCAATTGGGCGGCGGTATCCGCACCCCCGAGGCGGTGGAGGGCTGGTTCGACCTCGGCGTGGCGCGGGTGGTGATCGGCACCGCGGCGCTCACCGGCCCCGGCTTCGTGCGCGACATTGCGCGCGCCTTTCCGGGCGGCATCGTGGTTGCGGTCGACGCCAAGGACGGCATGGTCGCCACGCAGGGCTGGGCCGAAGTGAGCGATGTTCCGGCGCACGATCTCGCCCGCCGCTTCGAGGATGCGGGCGTCTCCGCGCTGCTCTTTACCGATATCGGCCGCGATGGAATGCTGACGGGCTGCAACATCGACGCGACGCTCGACCTGGCGCGCCGCACGAGCCTGCCGGTGATCGCGAGCGGCGGGGTCAAAGGTCTAGACGACATCCGCATTCTCTCGCTCCATGCGCGCGAGGGAATCGAAGGCGTCATCTGCGGCCGCGCGCTGTTCGAAGGGCGGCTTGACCTCGCCGCCGCGCTGGCGATGGCGGCGGGTGAATGA
- a CDS encoding glycosidase — MSSFPVDRLVFAPDDVDLARSPLAGLEADTYVLGAFNPGLTRLVNGNLLLMVRVAEALRRPVWDGHIHAIRWDDGSYVLDAWPLDAVETSDPRTFALKGQPWPTIALTSLSWLLPVEMSSDGLDVIDVHYEKAIAPQGPWQCYGIEDARISRVGGRYLMTTCSVSPERHSTTLYSSRDGLDWSFEGLVLDHQNKDMLIFEGLVGGEHWAQTRPLGSLYFAYPPGSRWRAGPSINLASSPDALHWRPRVEPGIRPHAKTLSTARMGGGTPPILTEVAGQRGWLTLWHGVEPNGGPVGTYRSYWSLLHPERPWEVLATAHPPLLEPAPMLTKPHEMQMYLHDVVFSTGLVDAGDHFVVASGEADLACRVTHVPKDAFVAS, encoded by the coding sequence ATGAGCTCTTTCCCCGTTGACCGGCTGGTGTTTGCGCCTGACGACGTCGATCTCGCGCGCTCGCCGCTCGCCGGGCTGGAGGCGGATACTTATGTGCTGGGCGCGTTCAACCCCGGCCTGACCCGGCTTGTGAATGGCAATCTGCTGCTGATGGTGCGGGTGGCCGAAGCCTTGCGCCGGCCGGTGTGGGACGGGCACATCCACGCCATTCGCTGGGATGACGGCAGCTATGTCCTCGACGCCTGGCCTCTGGACGCGGTCGAGACCAGCGATCCGCGCACCTTCGCATTGAAGGGCCAGCCCTGGCCGACAATCGCGCTCACCTCGCTGTCCTGGCTGCTCCCCGTCGAAATGTCCTCCGATGGCCTCGACGTGATCGACGTCCATTACGAGAAGGCCATCGCGCCCCAGGGTCCATGGCAATGCTACGGGATAGAGGACGCGCGGATCAGCCGGGTGGGCGGCCGCTATCTGATGACCACCTGCTCGGTCAGCCCGGAGCGGCATTCGACCACGCTCTACAGCTCCCGGGATGGGCTGGACTGGAGTTTCGAAGGGCTGGTGCTCGACCATCAGAACAAGGACATGCTGATTTTCGAAGGGCTGGTGGGGGGCGAGCATTGGGCGCAGACCCGGCCGCTCGGCAGCCTTTATTTCGCCTATCCGCCCGGTAGCCGGTGGCGCGCCGGGCCGTCGATCAACCTCGCCAGCAGCCCCGATGCGCTCCACTGGCGACCGCGCGTCGAACCGGGTATCCGCCCCCATGCAAAGACCCTCAGCACCGCACGCATGGGCGGGGGGACGCCGCCGATCCTTACCGAGGTGGCGGGACAACGGGGCTGGCTGACGCTGTGGCACGGGGTCGAGCCAAACGGCGGCCCGGTCGGCACCTACCGCAGCTATTGGAGCCTGCTCCACCCCGAGCGCCCCTGGGAGGTGCTCGCAACCGCGCATCCGCCGCTGCTCGAACCCGCGCCGATGCTCACGAAACCGCATGAAATGCAGATGTATCTACACGATGTCGTCTTCTCGACCGGCCTTGTGGACGCAGGCGACCATTTCGTGGTGGCAAGCGGCGAAGCGGACCTCGCCTGCCGCGTGACGCATGTGCCGAAGGACGCCTTTGTGGCGAGCTGA
- the hisH gene encoding imidazole glycerol phosphate synthase subunit HisH, protein MSVTLVDYGAGNLHSVENALRRVGAKVVRSAEPDALRTAERLVLPGVGSFRACAEALRAIPGAVEALDERVFVGGAPFLGICVGMQLLATAGEEHGETAGLGWIAGRVRRIESADPSVKVPHMGWNDVEALPHAARNGVVVAGEAYFLHSYHFRAAHPEDVLAMTDHGGGLTAAVGRANMIGVQFHPEKSQAYGLALLERFLAWRP, encoded by the coding sequence ATTTCCGTCACCCTCGTCGATTACGGCGCGGGCAACCTTCACTCGGTCGAGAACGCGCTGCGGCGGGTCGGGGCGAAAGTGGTACGCAGCGCCGAACCCGATGCGCTCAGGACCGCCGAGCGCCTGGTTCTGCCCGGCGTCGGCAGCTTCCGCGCCTGCGCCGAAGCCTTGCGCGCCATCCCCGGTGCGGTCGAGGCCCTGGATGAGCGAGTCTTCGTGGGCGGCGCGCCCTTCCTCGGCATCTGCGTCGGCATGCAGCTCCTGGCCACCGCCGGCGAGGAGCATGGCGAGACCGCGGGCCTCGGCTGGATAGCGGGCAGAGTCCGGCGGATCGAATCCGCCGATCCCAGTGTCAAAGTGCCGCATATGGGATGGAACGACGTCGAGGCCCTGCCTCATGCGGCGAGGAACGGCGTGGTGGTGGCGGGCGAGGCCTATTTCCTCCATTCCTACCACTTTCGCGCAGCCCATCCCGAGGATGTTCTCGCCATGACCGACCATGGCGGGGGCCTCACGGCCGCCGTCGGCCGCGCCAACATGATCGGCGTCCAGTTCCATCCCGAGAAGAGCCAGGCCTATGGCCTCGCGCTGCTCGAACGCTTTCTCGCCTGGCGGCCATGA
- the hisB gene encoding imidazoleglycerol-phosphate dehydratase HisB, giving the protein MRKGRIERDTAETRILVEVDLDGTGAYDIRTGIGFLDHMVEQFSRHSLIDVTMRVEGDLHVDQHHTTEDSALAIGQAIAQALGDKGGIARYGEAHAPMDETLARVALDISGRPYLVWRAGFTQEKLGEWDTELVEHWFQSIAQTAGLTLHCEVLYGSNNHHICEALYKAFARAMRAAVAIDPRKQGAIPSTKGRLGG; this is encoded by the coding sequence ATGCGCAAGGGCCGGATTGAACGCGACACTGCGGAAACGCGCATCCTGGTAGAGGTCGATCTCGACGGGACCGGGGCCTACGACATTCGGACGGGCATCGGTTTCCTCGACCATATGGTCGAGCAGTTCAGCCGCCATTCGCTGATCGACGTGACGATGCGGGTGGAGGGCGATCTTCATGTCGACCAGCACCATACGACCGAAGACAGCGCGCTCGCGATCGGCCAGGCAATCGCGCAGGCGCTCGGGGACAAGGGTGGGATCGCGCGCTATGGCGAGGCGCATGCGCCGATGGATGAGACGCTGGCACGCGTCGCGCTCGACATCTCGGGCCGTCCCTATCTGGTCTGGCGCGCGGGCTTCACGCAGGAGAAGCTCGGCGAATGGGACACCGAGCTCGTCGAGCACTGGTTCCAGTCGATCGCGCAGACCGCCGGGCTGACGCTGCACTGCGAAGTGCTTTACGGCAGCAACAACCACCACATCTGCGAAGCGCTTTACAAGGCCTTCGCCCGCGCCATGCGCGCAGCGGTGGCGATCGATCCGAGGAAGCAGGGGGCGATACCGAGCACCAAGGGACGGCTCGGTGGCTGA
- a CDS encoding SspB family protein, with translation MSDETPDSLIPYDAIVQEALRAVVGRVLGEIVAGGSELPGNHHFYITFKTHAPGVSIPKSLRERFPDEMTIVLQNKFWDLKVADDHFGVGLSFNQIPAQLTIPYAAITQFVDPAVDFGLQFQATVADMAPTPTEDPDNDELEQGAPRAVPADDGSNVVTVDFGRKK, from the coding sequence ATGAGCGACGAGACGCCCGACAGCCTCATCCCCTATGACGCCATCGTGCAGGAAGCGCTGCGCGCGGTCGTGGGCCGGGTGCTGGGGGAAATCGTGGCGGGGGGGAGCGAGCTTCCCGGCAACCATCACTTCTACATCACCTTCAAGACCCATGCGCCCGGCGTCTCGATTCCCAAAAGCTTGCGCGAACGCTTCCCGGACGAGATGACGATCGTGCTGCAGAACAAGTTCTGGGACCTGAAAGTGGCGGACGATCACTTCGGCGTGGGGCTCAGCTTCAACCAGATCCCGGCGCAGCTCACCATTCCCTATGCCGCGATCACGCAGTTCGTCGATCCGGCGGTCGACTTCGGGCTGCAGTTCCAGGCGACCGTCGCCGACATGGCGCCGACGCCTACCGAGGACCCCGATAACGACGAACTGGAACAGGGTGCCCCGCGCGCCGTTCCAGCCGATGACGGCAGCAATGTGGTAACTGTCGATTTCGGGCGCAAGAAATAG